The genomic region ATGTCAATATTTTCAAGTATTATCTTAATAATATTGAAACATATTATAaagtacaaaaataaataactgACTAGTTTGACTAGAATTtaaaattggtaaatgaaaaaAATAGAATGGGATTGTCACTAATGCTTATTACATGAATTATTATAGCTGTAAACAATTGCTCATAAAATAAAAGTAGATCTGCAGATTAAAATTCAAACTttatcattttcattgtaatacaTACATTCTTATGAGCAGCTCATAGTGCCTTATCTATACTTATTATCATTAATAAATGTCATTAATGATATGTCATGtcattaataatagtaataattgaaGAAGAGCTAAGAACTGCCCAGGAATATTTGCATAAAGgcaatgaaaattataaaaaaatatttatgtatCTACAGGCTATTAGAATTAAAAACTTTAGTAATCGCATTTGATGCAACAATCATTATATCGTCTATATTGACAAACACATAAATACTGAGTAATACTGatgaatacaaaattattctgATAATAGAAATAGTTTAATAATCAAGATTGCTTTTAAATTTcacattttaaaataattaagtgGTGACACTCCCAGATTTCTAATATACTATAtcttaaaaatgaatttcgtgTCCttcaattttatgcatttgataatgtaattcttttgttcaatttgaAATATATAAAACGTACTTACAAAATAATACGGTGGTTGTTGTTGCGGAGGAGGTGGGATCTTAGTAGGAGGATCAAATTGAGATGGAAGGGTTTCTCTCTGAGGTAAGGCTTTGAAGAGAGATTTCTTTGCTCGAGGAACTGTTGCGAGTGGCACACTAGTAAGATTGGCAGAGAAAGTATCTGTAGGAAGAGCAGGGCTTCCATCTAATATTCCCTCCTCTGTTTTCTTACTTGCCGACTTTTGCTTTGGCGGTCGCGTTACTAATGCTGATATTTTCGCCAATTCTGGACTTGGTTCACGTTTCGTCTCGTCCTCTGGTTTCTTCAGtaatgtttttattgttctataACACATTTCCCTAATAATAATGTATGTGTTATTATACGTGGTACAATATATTAACGCATTGTTTATTTTatgttgaattatttcattAGATATAGTAActcaaattattaagaaaataaatcataattgatatatttttaACAAGCAAATAAAGAACTAAATTAAACAGCGTTAATATAATagccagactgcggatctttatacatTTGTAATAGATAAAAATTTACGGAGAACGTTGGAAGGTCGAATAGTATTTCATATAGCTTTTCGCTATtttttatctacaaatattaTTACATGCAGGAAATCAAAACTAGATTTTATAAAAGCGTGAAATTAGATAAATATTCGCAGTTTAATATTGATATgatttgtaaaataatataatgttcacataataaaatttaaattattaataaaaataaaataaaacataaactTACATTTTTTTCATAGGTGCAGCATCTGGAGTTGGTGGTCTTGGAGAAGCTGTTCCTAATTTTAATGTTATTTTAGGCACAGCTTCCGAATTTTTATCTTCTTTCTGCAATTATCaagatataaatttaaattagaactaaattaaaaatttggATTCTCATGCAAATTTATAGAAACAATGATGATTTTTGATTATACCTCTTTTTCTTTCCGTTTATCTTTCTTCTCCTTTTTCTCTTTAACTTTCTCGATCTTTTCCTTTTtctcaattttttcttttttctcttttactTTCTCTGTTTTTTCTTTATGTTTCTCTTTTttatctttcttcttttttattttgtcCTTCTTTTCCTTTTTATGTTCCTTCGATttctaaaattataatttctattaaatattttcctttttttagttACATAAAACATTAGGTATATAGGAAAACATATTAAGATTACTTTTTCATTCTTTTCTAATTTCTCCAATTTTGTACTTTTCGAGGGTAGTGGTACAGGAACCGGGATTGGTGTAGGATATGTAACTGGTGTTGCAAGTGCCGATGCTAAAGGCATTACAATAGAATTCGTAGGTGCCGGTGTGAGTACTTCTTTATCCTGTTTAATTATCTTCGGTTTTTCCTCCTTTTCCTTCTCCAATTTTTCATGTTTCGTAACAGGAGGTACTGGTTCATTTACCGAAGGTGTCACCGGTTTATCTCGGTCCACAAGTCTATTTTTCGATACGCTAGGAAAGTCTTCGGATTTCACAGGTAAATTTAAAAAACGAGGCGGTAAAGGTAAATTTGGCATTGCTGGATGTGGCCCAGGTCCACCCCTACCTAAAGGCAATGGAAATCTGGAGAACATAGGATGTGGTATTAAACCCGGAGCTGGAGGAAACGCGGATAAAAAGGGAAATGGAAGTGTAGGTGGAAAACTTGGTTCTTTGGAAAGTGGAGGTTCCGGTGCTTGTGGGGTTTTTGGTCGTTCTAATATATCCACCTCTACCAAGTCGTTAGAAAGCTTTGTCTGAAATGCAAGAATTGTTTTAGTAATCTTCAGCGATCCACTTGTGGAACtgctgatatatatatatatctggaaataaacaaattataacTTACCTTTTTCGGACTGGTACAGTGTTTTGGACTTCTCGATTTCAGTTCTTTCTTCTTGCTGatcttttctttccttttctttttatgATCAGTAGGAGTTGGAGGCATGTTTAGTTCTGGTGTTCTAGGCGTGCTAGGTGTTCCTGGTGGAGACATGTCATCAAACATATAAACATCTGATCCTGGGCTGGGCAAATCAATTATTTCCCCTCCATCGGGTTGAATATGTACATCTGGCGTATGTGGGGCCTTCTTTTCTTCATGCTTCACTTCAGTATCATTGCGAAGCGCTTGCTTATCATTGTTTTCATCAATTATCAAACCTGGAGAACTTTCTCTCGAGTCGAGTTCTTTGTATTTGTGTTGCTCTGATGTATCCTTTTCTTTATCTTCTCGTGGTTTTGAAATCTTTTTGAAAATATTCAATTTCTGCTTATCAGGTTCTGATGGTAGCTTATCAATATTGTCCTCTTTCCTTTCTATCGCAGGTGGCCCAGCAGGAATATCTATTACTTTCTCTGGTTTAACCTTAGGTTCTactttttttgttaattttggaCTGCCAGCTGCTTTAGGTGACATTAATTTGGGAGTTGAAGGTCTGCTCGATGAACTCTGTGCAGTACCTTGCGATTTTCCACCTCCCGGCTTTAAAGGTTTTAATTTAGCTAACTCTTTCATACCAACTAACTTCTTAGTTTTGTTATCATCCACCTTATTTggtttgaataattctttagcACGATTCTTCTTCTTATTCTCCTTATCAAGCTTACCATCTTCCAACCCTTTCTTTATAATCTTCTTCGGCTTTTTGTCATACTTCAATTCAGGTGGTACCATTGGATAAGAACTAGATTGAGGTGAATCTGGACGAGACTGATGAGGTGTTCTTGCTTCAGGTAGTTTTCCTTCCCGAGCAGGTGATAAAAAACCTGAGGTGGTCATCATTACACTATGGATTTCACGCAATGGTCTGCCTTCTTCTACTACCTTTACACGTTTTACTATTGGACTTTCAAATGATACAGGATCACCTGGGCGCTTAAACACTACTTGTGGAGACATTCTATGAGGCGACACATTCATAGAACTATTCGTTGATGTTCCATTAGTTGATGATAAATCAGATGATCCATTTAGTAAGGATTCAGATTTGTCTGCTATGTA from Megalopta genalis isolate 19385.01 chromosome 3, iyMegGena1_principal, whole genome shotgun sequence harbors:
- the Taf3 gene encoding TBP-associated factor 3 isoform X2, translating into MSTEYSRSVLKMVVAQICQTIGWHSINSTPLEFMVDLMQEYILRIAKLSHQYTEILGRTEPNLNDLGLAFQHMNIDIQELSDYIKNVDPVPYPIAVPKFPIRRENHLNFLKPGSREVVTRPMHVHEHLPAMYPDTEDYIADKSESLLNGSSDLSSTNGTSTNSSMNVSPHRMSPQVVFKRPGDPVSFESPIVKRVKVVEEGRPLREIHSVMMTTSGFLSPAREGKLPEARTPHQSRPDSPQSSSYPMVPPELKYDKKPKKIIKKGLEDGKLDKENKKKNRAKELFKPNKVDDNKTKKLVGMKELAKLKPLKPGGGKSQGTAQSSSSRPSTPKLMSPKAAGSPKLTKKVEPKVKPEKVIDIPAGPPAIERKEDNIDKLPSEPDKQKLNIFKKISKPREDKEKDTSEQHKYKELDSRESSPGLIIDENNDKQALRNDTEVKHEEKKAPHTPDVHIQPDGGEIIDLPSPGSDVYMFDDMSPPGTPSTPRTPELNMPPTPTDHKKKRKEKISKKKELKSRSPKHCTSPKKTKLSNDLVEVDILERPKTPQAPEPPLSKEPSFPPTLPFPFLSAFPPAPGLIPHPMFSRFPLPLGRGGPGPHPAMPNLPLPPRFLNLPVKSEDFPSVSKNRLVDRDKPVTPSVNEPVPPVTKHEKLEKEKEEKPKIIKQDKEVLTPAPTNSIVMPLASALATPVTYPTPIPVPVPLPSKSTKLEKLEKNEKKSKEHKKEKKDKIKKKKDKKEKHKEKTEKVKEKKEKIEKKEKIEKVKEKKEKKDKRKEKEKEDKNSEAVPKITLKLGTASPRPPTPDAAPMKKMEMCYRTIKTLLKKPEDETKREPSPELAKISALVTRPPKQKSASKKTEEGILDGSPALPTDTFSANLTSVPLATVPRAKKSLFKALPQRETLPSQFDPPTKIPPPPQQQPPYYFRRNQMQLLKRMMLRKTKKMAGLCCPQHQPLLWIKVVVKYGFVLLVASRMMDRRWLVAMIVTHGIIGCVLVCKYHQLTMRTGIAAFV
- the Taf3 gene encoding TBP-associated factor 3 isoform X1, with protein sequence MSTEYSRSVLKMVVAQICQTIGWHSINSTPLEFMVDLMQEYILRIAKLSHQYTEILGRTEPNLNDLGLAFQHMNIDIQELSDYIKNVDPVPYPIAVPKFPIRRENHLNFLKPGSREVVTRPMHVHEHLPAMYPDTEEDYIADKSESLLNGSSDLSSTNGTSTNSSMNVSPHRMSPQVVFKRPGDPVSFESPIVKRVKVVEEGRPLREIHSVMMTTSGFLSPAREGKLPEARTPHQSRPDSPQSSSYPMVPPELKYDKKPKKIIKKGLEDGKLDKENKKKNRAKELFKPNKVDDNKTKKLVGMKELAKLKPLKPGGGKSQGTAQSSSSRPSTPKLMSPKAAGSPKLTKKVEPKVKPEKVIDIPAGPPAIERKEDNIDKLPSEPDKQKLNIFKKISKPREDKEKDTSEQHKYKELDSRESSPGLIIDENNDKQALRNDTEVKHEEKKAPHTPDVHIQPDGGEIIDLPSPGSDVYMFDDMSPPGTPSTPRTPELNMPPTPTDHKKKRKEKISKKKELKSRSPKHCTSPKKTKLSNDLVEVDILERPKTPQAPEPPLSKEPSFPPTLPFPFLSAFPPAPGLIPHPMFSRFPLPLGRGGPGPHPAMPNLPLPPRFLNLPVKSEDFPSVSKNRLVDRDKPVTPSVNEPVPPVTKHEKLEKEKEEKPKIIKQDKEVLTPAPTNSIVMPLASALATPVTYPTPIPVPVPLPSKSTKLEKLEKNEKKSKEHKKEKKDKIKKKKDKKEKHKEKTEKVKEKKEKIEKKEKIEKVKEKKEKKDKRKEKEKEDKNSEAVPKITLKLGTASPRPPTPDAAPMKKMEMCYRTIKTLLKKPEDETKREPSPELAKISALVTRPPKQKSASKKTEEGILDGSPALPTDTFSANLTSVPLATVPRAKKSLFKALPQRETLPSQFDPPTKIPPPPQQQPPYYFRRNQMQLLKRMMLRKTKKMAGLCCPQHQPLLWIKVVVKYGFVLLVASRMMDRRWLVAMIVTHGIIGCVLVCKYHQLTMRTGIAAFV
- the Taf3 gene encoding TBP-associated factor 3 isoform X4 is translated as MSTEYSRSVLKMVVAQICQTIGWHSINSTPLEFMVDLMQEYILRIAKLSHQYTEILGRTEPNLNDLGLAFQHMNIDIQELSDYIKNVDPVPYPIAVPKFPIRRENHLNFLKPGSREVVTRPMHVHEHLPAMYPDTEEDYIADKSESLLNGSSDLSSTNGTSTNSSMNVSPHRMSPQVVFKRPGDPVSFESPIVKRVKVVEEGRPLREIHSVMMTTSGFLSPAREGKLPEARTPHQSRPDSPQSSSYPMVPPELKYDKKPKKIIKKGLEDGKLDKENKKKNRAKELFKPNKVDDNKTKKLVGMKELAKLKPLKPGGGKSQGTAQSSSSRPSTPKLMSPKAAGSPKLTKKVEPKVKPEKVIDIPAGPPAIERKEDNIDKLPSEPDKQKLNIFKKISKPREDKEKDTSEQHKYKELDSRESSPGLIIDENNDKQALRNDTEVKHEEKKAPHTPDVHIQPDGGEIIDLPSPGSDVYMFDDMSPPGTPSTPRTPELNMPPTPTDHKKKRKEKISKKKELKSRSPKHCTSPKKTKLSNDLVEVDILERPKTPQAPEPPLSKEPSFPPTLPFPFLSAFPPAPGLIPHPMFSRFPLPLGRGGPGPHPAMPNLPLPPRFLNLPVKSEDFPSVSKNRLVDRDKPVTPSVNEPVPPVTKHEKLEKEKEEKPKIIKQDKEVLTPAPTNSIVMPLASALATPVTYPTPIPVPVPLPSKSTKLEKLEKNEKKSKEHKKEKKDKIKKKKDKKEKHKEKTEKVKEKKEKIEKKEKIEKVKEKKEKKDKRKEKEKEDKNSEAVPKITLKLGTASPRPPTPDAAPMKKMEMCYRTIKTLLKKPEDETKREPSPELAKISALVTRPPKQKSASKKTEEGILDGSPALPTDTFSANLTSVPLATVPRAKKSLFKALPQRETLPSQFDPPTKIPPPPQQQPPYYFDQGGRQVWICPACGKQDDGSPMVGCDDCDAWYHWVCVGMQVPPADNEDWYCRFCIAKKQELHHDKKKKKRKKKVKVAA
- the Taf3 gene encoding TBP-associated factor 3 isoform X3 → MSTEYSRSVLKMVVAQICQTIGWHSINSTPLEFMVDLMQEYILRIAKLSHQYTEILGRTEPNLNDLGLAFQHMNIDIQELSDYIKNVDPVPYPIAVPKFPIRRENHLNFLKPGSREVVTRPMHVHEHLPAMYPDTEEDYIADKSESLLNGSSDLSSTNGTSTNSSMNVSPHRMSPQVVFKRPGDPVSFESPIVKRVKVVEEGRPLREIHSVMMTTSGFLSPAREGKLPEARTPHQSRPDSPQSSSYPMVPPELKYDKKPKKIIKKGLEDGKLDKENKKKNRAKELFKPNKVDDNKTKKLVGMKELAKLKPLKPGGGKSQGTAQSSSSRPSTPKLMSPKAAGSPKLTKKVEPKVKPEKVIDIPAGPPAIERKEDNIDKLPSEPDKQKLNIFKKISKPREDKEKDTSEQHKYKELDSRESSPGLIIDENNDKQALRNDTEVKHEEKKAPHTPDVHIQPDGGEIIDLPSPGSDVYMFDDMSPPGTPSTPRTPELNMPPTPTDHKKKRKEKISKKKELKSRSPKHCTSPKKTKLSNDLVEVDILERPKTPQAPEPPLSKEPSFPPTLPFPFLSAFPPAPGLIPHPMFSRFPLPLGRGGPGPHPAMPNLPLPPRFLNLPVKSEDFPSVSKNRLVDRDKPVTPSVNEPVPPVTKHEKLEKEKEEKPKIIKQDKEVLTPAPTNSIVMPLASALATPVTYPTPIPVPVPLPSKSTKLEKLEKNEKKSKEHKKEKKDKIKKKKDKKEKHKEKTEKVKEKKEKIEKKEKIEKVKEKKEKKDKRKEKEKEDKNSEAVPKITLKLGTASPRPPTPDAAPMKKITIKTLLKKPEDETKREPSPELAKISALVTRPPKQKSASKKTEEGILDGSPALPTDTFSANLTSVPLATVPRAKKSLFKALPQRETLPSQFDPPTKIPPPPQQQPPYYFRRNQMQLLKRMMLRKTKKMAGLCCPQHQPLLWIKVVVKYGFVLLVASRMMDRRWLVAMIVTHGIIGCVLVCKYHQLTMRTGIAAFV
- the Taf3 gene encoding TBP-associated factor 3 isoform X5, translated to MSTEYSRSVLKMVVAQICQTIGWHSINSTPLEFMVDLMQEYILRIAKLSHQYTEILGRTEPNLNDLGLAFQHMNIDIQELSDYIKNVDPVPYPIAVPKFPIRRENHLNFLKPGSREVVTRPMHVHEHLPAMYPDTEEDYIADKSESLLNGSSDLSSTNGTSTNSSMNVSPHRMSPQVVFKRPGDPVSFESPIVKRVKVVEEGRPLREIHSVMMTTSGFLSPAREGKLPEARTPHQSRPDSPQSSSYPMVPPELKYDKKPKKIIKKGLEDGKLDKENKKKNRAKELFKPNKVDDNKTKKLVGMKELAKLKPLKPGGGKSQGTAQSSSSRPSTPKLMSPKAAGSPKLTKKVEPKVKPEKVIDIPAGPPAIERKEDNIDKLPSEPDKQKLNIFKKISKPREDKEKDTSEQHKYKELDSRESSPGLIIDENNDKQALRNDTEVKHEEKKAPHTPDVHIQPDGGEIIDLPSPGSDVYMFDDMSPPGTPSTPRTPELNMPPTPTDHKKKRKEKISKKKELKSRSPKHCTSPKKTKLSNDLVEVDILERPKTPQAPEPPLSKEPSFPPTLPFPFLSAFPPAPGLIPHPMFSRFPLPLGRGGPGPHPAMPNLPLPPRFLNLPVKSEDFPSVSKNRLVDRDKPVTPSVNEPVPPVTKHEKLEKEKEEKPKIIKQDKEVLTPAPTNSIVMPLASALATPVTYPTPIPVPVPLPSKSTKLEKLEKNEKKSKEHKKEKKDKIKKKKDKKEKHKEKTEKVKEKKEKIEKKEKIEKVKEKKEKKDKRKEKEKEDKNSEAVPKITLKLGTASPRPPTPDAAPMKKITIKTLLKKPEDETKREPSPELAKISALVTRPPKQKSASKKTEEGILDGSPALPTDTFSANLTSVPLATVPRAKKSLFKALPQRETLPSQFDPPTKIPPPPQQQPPYYFDQGGRQVWICPACGKQDDGSPMVGCDDCDAWYHWVCVGMQVPPADNEDWYCRFCIAKKQELHHDKKKKKRKKKVKVAA